In a genomic window of Lepisosteus oculatus isolate fLepOcu1 chromosome 3, fLepOcu1.hap2, whole genome shotgun sequence:
- the ppp1r3b gene encoding protein phosphatase 1 regulatory subunit 3B isoform X1, giving the protein MFQMNCTSVLGFFPHKSAIPLELAMPLYLTRDDFRYKRIPKLGKPLRSCVHRTSILKVKPQDFSNHSEEKSKAKKQVSFADHKGFALTMVKIFSEFDDHIDIPLNIQELIDTVVNMSMEEDHLILDFAQPSSDYLAFRQRLEVDCVCLENCMLKEKSLVGTVKVKNLSFEKSVKMRVTFDTWKSFRDVECQYVKDTYTGSDKDTFSFEINLPSKIPPHERIEFAVLYECCGQTFWDSNQGQNYKVVRSVLKSSSQNGDKGGFQSSSAIEDLGIHCDLYGSPRCAHGIFPEWPSYAGYEKIGPYY; this is encoded by the exons ATGTTTCAAATGAACTGTACCAG TGTCTTAGGCTTTTTCCCTCACAAGTCTGCCATACCTCTAGAGTTGGCCATGCCTCTGTATCTGACGAGAGATGACTTCCGTTACAAGAGGATCCCCAAGCTGGGCAAACCCCTGCGGTCTTGCGTTCACCGGACCTCCATCTTGAAGGTGAAGCCGCAAGACTTCAGCAACCACTCGGAGGAAAAGTCCAAAGCCAAGAAACAAGTGTCCTTTGCTGACCACAAGGGGTTTGCTCTCACCATGGTCAAGATCTTCTCCGAGTTTGACGACCACATTGATATTCCTCTGAATATCCAGGAGCTCATTGATACGGTGGTGAACATGTCCATGGAAGAGGATCACCTTATCCTGGACTTCGCCCAGCCCTCCTCAGACTACCTGGCCTTCCGTCAGCGTCTGGAAGTGGACTGCGTGTGCCTCGAGAACTGCATGCTGAAGGAGAAATCCTTGGTTGGCACAGTGAAGGTAAAAAACCTGTCCTTCGAGAAGTCCGTGAAGATGCGTGTCACTTTCGACACTTGGAAGAGCTTCAGGGACGTGGAATGCCAGTACGTCAAAGACACCTACACCGGATCCGACAAGGACACTTTCTCCTTCGAGATCAACCTCCCCAGCAAAATCCCCCCTCACGAACGCattgaatttgctgttttatatGAATGCTGCGGGCAGACCTTTTGGGACAGCAATCAAGGTCAAAACTACAAGGTTGTCCGATCAGTCCTGAAAAGCTCCTCCCAGAACGGCGACAAAGGTGGTTTCCAGTCAAGTAGCGCCATAGAGGACTTGGGGATTCACTGTGACCTATATGGCAGCCCCAGATGTGCACATGGAATCTTCCCTGAATGGCCCAGCTATGCAGGCTATGAAAAAATTGGACCCTACTACTAG
- the ppp1r3b gene encoding protein phosphatase 1 regulatory subunit 3B isoform X2 has translation MNSSSVLGFFPHKSAIPLELAMPLYLTRDDFRYKRIPKLGKPLRSCVHRTSILKVKPQDFSNHSEEKSKAKKQVSFADHKGFALTMVKIFSEFDDHIDIPLNIQELIDTVVNMSMEEDHLILDFAQPSSDYLAFRQRLEVDCVCLENCMLKEKSLVGTVKVKNLSFEKSVKMRVTFDTWKSFRDVECQYVKDTYTGSDKDTFSFEINLPSKIPPHERIEFAVLYECCGQTFWDSNQGQNYKVVRSVLKSSSQNGDKGGFQSSSAIEDLGIHCDLYGSPRCAHGIFPEWPSYAGYEKIGPYY, from the exons ATGAACTCCTCCAG TGTCTTAGGCTTTTTCCCTCACAAGTCTGCCATACCTCTAGAGTTGGCCATGCCTCTGTATCTGACGAGAGATGACTTCCGTTACAAGAGGATCCCCAAGCTGGGCAAACCCCTGCGGTCTTGCGTTCACCGGACCTCCATCTTGAAGGTGAAGCCGCAAGACTTCAGCAACCACTCGGAGGAAAAGTCCAAAGCCAAGAAACAAGTGTCCTTTGCTGACCACAAGGGGTTTGCTCTCACCATGGTCAAGATCTTCTCCGAGTTTGACGACCACATTGATATTCCTCTGAATATCCAGGAGCTCATTGATACGGTGGTGAACATGTCCATGGAAGAGGATCACCTTATCCTGGACTTCGCCCAGCCCTCCTCAGACTACCTGGCCTTCCGTCAGCGTCTGGAAGTGGACTGCGTGTGCCTCGAGAACTGCATGCTGAAGGAGAAATCCTTGGTTGGCACAGTGAAGGTAAAAAACCTGTCCTTCGAGAAGTCCGTGAAGATGCGTGTCACTTTCGACACTTGGAAGAGCTTCAGGGACGTGGAATGCCAGTACGTCAAAGACACCTACACCGGATCCGACAAGGACACTTTCTCCTTCGAGATCAACCTCCCCAGCAAAATCCCCCCTCACGAACGCattgaatttgctgttttatatGAATGCTGCGGGCAGACCTTTTGGGACAGCAATCAAGGTCAAAACTACAAGGTTGTCCGATCAGTCCTGAAAAGCTCCTCCCAGAACGGCGACAAAGGTGGTTTCCAGTCAAGTAGCGCCATAGAGGACTTGGGGATTCACTGTGACCTATATGGCAGCCCCAGATGTGCACATGGAATCTTCCCTGAATGGCCCAGCTATGCAGGCTATGAAAAAATTGGACCCTACTACTAG